From Jiangella mangrovi:
ACTACTTCCGCCCCGGCGACCAGGTCGAGCCGTACGGCCTGCTGGCCTGCCGGCACGTGCTGGAGCACCTGGACGACCCGGCCGCGCTGCTGGCCTCGCTGGTGCCGGACGCGCCCGCGGGCGCGCTGTACTACGTCGAGGTGCCGTCGGCGGAGTTCAACTTCGGCCCCGACGGGCTCTGGGACTGCATCTACCCGCACGTCTCCTACTTCTCGGCCGAGTCGCTGGCGGCGCTGCTGCTGCGCTCCGGCTTCGAGATCGTCTCGCTGGAGCGTTCCTTCCACGGCCAGTTCCTGTCCGCAGAGGTGCGCGTCGGCGACGGCGGCAGCGGTGCGGCCGGCTTCGGCAACCCGAGCGGCCACCTGGCCGTCGTCGGCGAGTTCGGCCGCCGCCACCACGAGGCGGTCGAGCGCTGGCGCGCCGACGTGGCCGCCGCGGGCGAGCGCGGGCAGACCGTCGTCGTGTGGGGCGCCGGGTCCAAGGGGGTCAACTTCCTCAACGCCGTCGACCCCGAGGGCGCCCTGGCCGCCGTCGACATCAACCCCCGCAAGCACGGGAGGTACCTGCCCGGCGGCGGGCACCGCGTCGTCGCTCCGGAGTCGCTGCGCGACCTCGACGTGTCGACGGTCGCGGTGACCAACCCGGTCTACCGCGACGAGATCGCGCGCTCGCTGGCCGAGCTGGGTGTGCCGGCCGCCGTCGTCACGGTGTGACGCGGCCGGCCTCGGTCTCGACGCCGGCGAGGTAGACGTCGAGGTCGGCGCGCGTGGCGGTGTCGGTGGGCCCGGGCGGCCGCTGCTCGGGCCCGACGCGGTCGACCACGCC
This genomic window contains:
- a CDS encoding methyltransferase domain-containing protein; the protein is MSGLTSCLACGGERLKGVADLGASPVLTGALFDDRERARGAVHGRLDLAACLDCGHVQNVAFDPELVEYDVSYDNSLHFSGTFQAYADELVERLVRQYDVRGTHVVEIGSGKGDFLAALAAAGGNTGTGYDPTVEPQTRIEGVRLVQDYFRPGDQVEPYGLLACRHVLEHLDDPAALLASLVPDAPAGALYYVEVPSAEFNFGPDGLWDCIYPHVSYFSAESLAALLLRSGFEIVSLERSFHGQFLSAEVRVGDGGSGAAGFGNPSGHLAVVGEFGRRHHEAVERWRADVAAAGERGQTVVVWGAGSKGVNFLNAVDPEGALAAVDINPRKHGRYLPGGGHRVVAPESLRDLDVSTVAVTNPVYRDEIARSLAELGVPAAVVTV